Proteins encoded together in one Terriglobus saanensis SP1PR4 window:
- a CDS encoding DEAD/DEAH box helicase produces the protein MAAKRSGGSKTVVAAPVADALELFHPITAEWFRAVFEAPTVPQTEGWPAIAKGESTLILAPTGTGKTLTAFLWCLDRLMLSAPPKEEGCRVVYLSPLKALAVDVERNLRSPLAGIANMAQRAGVPFHMPTISVRTGDTPAADRARFVRHPGDILITTPESLYLMLTSNAGEALRSVETVIIDEIHALVPTKRGAHMALSLERLEALTARLLQRIGLSATQRPLEEVARFLGGAEGLSESGVQRVSGSAGQQVSEAALTDARDAAEEKPEAGVAGIQFRPVTIVNAGARKVLQLTVEVPVEDMARLGEIQETPSGPASQGPKRTSIWQSIHPRLLEIIREHQSTILFVNARRIAERIAGAINELAGEEIARAHHGSLAASQRSEIEEMLKAGTIRALVATSSLELGIDMGAVDLVIQIEAPPSVASGMQRIGRAGHQVGAPSKGIIFPKYRADLIACAAVTQAMHEGHVESTRFLRNALDVLAQQMVATIAHPPLNVEQAERRAKKHRSEEDESPGISYDALLRLVRSCAGYAGISTSVFDGVLDMLAGRYPSDEFGELRPRVTWDRNRQWLTPRQGVKKIAVLNGGTIPDRGLYGVFLSGERSKPIRVGELDEEMVFEARTGETFILGASTWRIDEITHDRVLVSPAPGEPGKMPFWRGDQAGRPLEFGRRIGALIRELRDMPRSVALTRLTREHDLDALAAENLLRYLADQEVATGQVPDDRTIVVERVRDELGDWRVCVLTPFGSRVHAPWAMAVMGRIRAAGGAEVEAMWSEDGFVLRFPETDAAPEVEQFFPEAAEAADFVQRQLGSTALFAAKFRESAARALLLPRRRADGRTPLWQQRKRAYDLLSVASRYPQFPMLLEAYRECLRDVFDMPALMEILRGVGQRQIRVHTVDSRTPSPFASALLFSYVANYIYDGDAPLAERRAQALSIDQDQLRELLGDADLRELLDPAAIEETEEQLQNLAPDYKARSMDAVHDLLLRLGDLRRDELLARVTSPEVALTVDRLIKARRVLELLIGREKRLIAVEDVARYRDALGIPLPPGLPTALLEAAPDAALDLVRRFARTHGPFITQQVVDRFGLPATQVEALLQRLIQSGRVMEGGFRPGGVHREWVDVEVLRTIRRRSLAKLRKEIEPVEQQTLARLFTHWQGVISPRRGLDALLDTIENLQGAPLPASLLEAEILPARIAGYKSSDLDTLIAAGEVQWAGFDPIGEKDGRVGLYLAEKLPALWPIAPSVVSAAIAEASPLKEREDAVVEYLRGHGATFFQNLHDGVGGGYPNDTLDALWNLVWRGAVTNDAFQALRAYTQRGAAKVNGRQPRRVHQQGGGFRSRRTTPPTGQGRWALHPALHLAPRNPTEWSHAEAHQLLARYGVVFRETAHAENLAGGFSAIYDVMKALEESGKIRRGYFAADLGATQFALPVAVDLLRSLRMTRTEADEEMVVLAATDPANPYGALLKWPAPPDATSSLTRSVGARVVLADGALSAYLRRGNPNLQVFLPEEEPARGKRMQALARYFVIMAQRGYGHENDDAMQGEQSRTGMLIQSVNGVAVAEHPMARVLLDAGFQAAPMGFNLRRNLPPLMTSGTRMEPPRA, from the coding sequence ATGGCGGCGAAGAGATCCGGCGGGTCGAAAACGGTGGTGGCTGCGCCCGTTGCGGATGCGCTGGAGCTGTTTCATCCGATCACGGCGGAGTGGTTTCGGGCGGTCTTCGAGGCTCCGACTGTGCCGCAGACGGAGGGTTGGCCCGCGATTGCGAAGGGTGAGTCGACACTCATCCTGGCCCCCACGGGAACGGGCAAGACACTGACGGCGTTTCTCTGGTGCCTGGACAGATTAATGCTCTCCGCACCTCCGAAGGAAGAAGGCTGCCGCGTGGTGTACCTGTCACCGCTGAAGGCGCTGGCGGTGGATGTGGAGCGCAATCTGCGGTCTCCGCTGGCAGGCATCGCGAACATGGCGCAGAGGGCGGGTGTGCCGTTTCATATGCCGACGATCAGTGTGCGCACGGGCGATACACCGGCGGCGGACCGGGCGCGGTTTGTGCGGCATCCCGGAGACATCCTGATCACGACGCCGGAGTCGCTGTACCTGATGCTGACTTCGAATGCGGGAGAAGCGTTGCGTTCGGTGGAGACGGTGATCATCGACGAGATCCATGCGCTGGTGCCGACGAAGCGCGGGGCGCACATGGCGCTTTCGTTGGAGCGGCTGGAGGCTTTGACAGCCCGCCTGTTGCAGCGGATCGGGTTGAGCGCAACGCAGAGGCCGCTGGAGGAGGTGGCGCGGTTTCTGGGTGGAGCGGAAGGGCTCAGCGAGTCCGGAGTCCAGCGAGTCAGCGGGTCAGCGGGTCAGCAAGTCAGCGAAGCCGCTTTGACCGATGCACGCGATGCTGCAGAGGAGAAGCCTGAAGCAGGTGTGGCGGGGATTCAGTTTCGGCCTGTGACGATTGTGAATGCGGGTGCACGGAAGGTGCTGCAACTGACGGTCGAGGTGCCGGTGGAGGACATGGCACGGCTCGGCGAGATTCAGGAGACGCCGAGCGGACCGGCTTCGCAGGGGCCGAAGAGGACTTCCATCTGGCAGTCGATTCATCCGCGTCTGTTGGAGATTATTCGTGAGCACCAGTCGACGATTCTGTTTGTGAATGCGCGACGGATTGCCGAGCGGATCGCGGGCGCGATCAACGAGCTTGCAGGCGAAGAGATTGCGCGGGCGCATCATGGGTCACTTGCGGCTTCGCAGCGCAGTGAGATTGAGGAGATGCTGAAGGCGGGTACGATTCGCGCGCTGGTGGCGACATCTTCGCTGGAGCTTGGCATCGATATGGGAGCGGTCGATCTGGTGATTCAGATTGAAGCGCCGCCTTCGGTTGCAAGTGGCATGCAGAGGATCGGGCGCGCGGGGCACCAGGTGGGCGCGCCCTCGAAGGGAATTATTTTTCCGAAGTATCGTGCGGACCTGATTGCATGCGCTGCGGTGACGCAGGCGATGCACGAGGGGCATGTGGAGTCGACGCGCTTCCTGCGTAACGCGCTCGATGTGCTGGCGCAGCAGATGGTCGCGACGATTGCGCATCCTCCGCTCAACGTGGAGCAGGCGGAGCGGAGAGCGAAGAAGCATCGCAGTGAAGAGGATGAGTCGCCCGGTATTTCTTATGACGCGTTGCTGCGTCTGGTGCGGAGTTGCGCGGGCTATGCGGGGATAAGTACGTCGGTCTTCGATGGTGTGCTGGACATGCTGGCGGGACGCTATCCATCGGATGAGTTTGGAGAGTTGCGGCCGCGTGTGACGTGGGACCGCAATCGGCAGTGGCTTACGCCGCGTCAGGGTGTGAAGAAGATTGCCGTCTTGAATGGTGGAACGATTCCGGACCGTGGTTTGTACGGCGTCTTTCTTTCGGGGGAACGTTCGAAGCCGATTCGAGTGGGCGAACTGGATGAGGAGATGGTCTTTGAAGCGCGTACGGGAGAGACGTTTATCCTTGGCGCTTCCACGTGGCGCATCGATGAGATTACGCACGACCGCGTGCTGGTGAGTCCTGCACCGGGTGAGCCGGGCAAGATGCCGTTCTGGCGAGGCGATCAGGCGGGAAGACCGTTGGAGTTTGGGCGGCGTATTGGGGCGTTGATTCGCGAGTTGCGGGACATGCCGCGGAGTGTTGCGTTGACAAGACTCACGCGCGAACACGATCTGGATGCGCTGGCGGCGGAGAATCTATTGCGCTACCTCGCCGATCAGGAAGTGGCGACGGGGCAGGTGCCCGACGATCGCACGATTGTCGTGGAGCGTGTGCGGGATGAGCTGGGTGACTGGCGTGTATGCGTGCTGACGCCGTTTGGATCGCGCGTGCATGCGCCGTGGGCGATGGCGGTCATGGGTCGGATTCGCGCAGCGGGTGGCGCGGAGGTGGAGGCGATGTGGAGCGAAGATGGATTTGTGCTTCGCTTTCCTGAGACCGATGCCGCGCCTGAAGTGGAGCAGTTTTTTCCTGAAGCTGCGGAGGCTGCGGATTTCGTGCAGCGGCAGTTGGGATCGACAGCGTTATTTGCGGCAAAGTTTCGTGAGTCCGCAGCGCGCGCGTTGTTGCTGCCTCGCCGCAGAGCGGATGGGCGCACACCGCTGTGGCAGCAACGGAAACGCGCGTATGACCTGCTGAGTGTAGCGTCACGCTATCCGCAGTTTCCGATGTTGCTGGAGGCGTACCGCGAGTGTCTGCGCGATGTCTTCGATATGCCCGCGCTGATGGAGATTCTGCGCGGCGTGGGGCAGCGCCAGATTCGTGTGCATACGGTGGATTCGCGAACGCCTTCACCGTTCGCTTCAGCGCTGTTGTTTTCGTACGTGGCAAATTACATCTACGACGGCGATGCGCCGCTGGCCGAGCGCCGCGCGCAGGCGTTGTCCATCGATCAGGACCAGTTGCGTGAGTTGCTGGGCGATGCCGACCTGCGTGAGTTGCTGGATCCGGCGGCGATTGAAGAGACCGAGGAGCAGTTACAGAATCTCGCGCCGGATTACAAGGCGCGGTCGATGGATGCGGTGCATGATCTGCTTCTGCGGTTGGGAGATCTGCGGCGTGATGAACTGCTGGCGCGCGTGACTTCACCTGAGGTGGCGCTGACGGTGGATCGTCTGATCAAGGCGCGGCGTGTGCTGGAGCTTTTGATCGGTAGAGAGAAGCGGTTGATCGCGGTGGAGGATGTGGCGCGGTATCGCGATGCCCTGGGGATACCGCTTCCGCCTGGATTGCCGACGGCTCTGCTGGAGGCCGCGCCGGATGCGGCGTTGGACCTGGTCAGACGATTTGCGCGAACGCATGGGCCGTTTATCACGCAGCAGGTGGTCGATCGATTCGGTCTGCCTGCAACTCAGGTAGAAGCGTTGTTGCAGCGTTTGATCCAAAGTGGACGCGTGATGGAGGGCGGCTTCCGTCCGGGTGGAGTCCATCGCGAGTGGGTGGACGTTGAGGTGTTGCGCACAATTCGCCGAAGGTCCCTGGCGAAGCTGCGCAAGGAGATTGAGCCGGTGGAGCAGCAGACGCTGGCGCGTTTGTTTACGCATTGGCAGGGCGTGATCTCGCCTCGTCGCGGCTTGGATGCTTTGCTGGACACAATTGAAAATCTTCAGGGTGCGCCGTTGCCTGCGTCGCTACTGGAGGCGGAGATTTTGCCTGCGAGAATCGCGGGATACAAATCTTCGGATCTGGATACGCTGATCGCGGCGGGTGAGGTGCAGTGGGCTGGCTTTGATCCGATTGGCGAGAAGGATGGTCGCGTTGGTCTGTATCTTGCGGAGAAGCTGCCTGCGCTTTGGCCGATTGCGCCTTCTGTTGTGAGTGCTGCGATTGCGGAGGCTTCGCCGTTGAAGGAGCGCGAGGACGCGGTCGTGGAGTATCTACGCGGACATGGTGCGACGTTCTTTCAGAATCTGCATGATGGTGTGGGCGGCGGATATCCGAATGACACGCTCGATGCGCTGTGGAATCTTGTGTGGCGCGGTGCGGTGACGAACGATGCGTTCCAGGCGCTGAGGGCCTACACGCAACGCGGCGCGGCGAAGGTGAATGGAAGACAGCCACGACGCGTGCACCAGCAGGGTGGGGGATTTCGTTCGCGTAGAACTACGCCGCCGACGGGGCAGGGGCGATGGGCCCTGCATCCAGCGTTGCATCTCGCACCGCGCAATCCTACGGAGTGGAGTCATGCGGAGGCGCATCAGTTACTCGCGCGCTACGGTGTGGTGTTTCGAGAGACGGCGCATGCGGAGAATCTGGCGGGTGGCTTCTCTGCGATCTATGACGTGATGAAGGCGCTGGAGGAGAGTGGAAAGATTCGGCGCGGCTACTTCGCTGCGGACTTAGGTGCGACGCAGTTTGCTCTGCCTGTTGCCGTGGATCTGTTGCGCTCTTTGCGCATGACACGCACAGAGGCGGATGAGGAGATGGTCGTGCTGGCGGCGACGGACCCAGCGAATCCTTACGGAGCGCTGTTGAAGTGGCCTGCTCCGCCCGATGCCACAAGTTCGCTGACGCGGAGCGTGGGTGCGCGTGTGGTGCTGGCGGATGGTGCATTGTCGGCCTACCTGCGCCGAGGCAATCCGAATCTGCAGGTGTTTCTGCCGGAAGAAGAGCCTGCGCGTGGAAAGAGAATGCAGGCGCTGGCGCGGTACTTCGTGATCATGGCGCAGCGTGGGTATGGGCATGAGAACGACGATGCGATGCAGGGCGAGCAGTCGCGCACGGGGATGTTGATTCAGAGTGTGAATGGCGTAGCCGTGGCGGAACATCCGATGGCGCGGGTTCTGCTGGATGCGGGATTCCAGGCGGCTCCGATGGGGTTTAATCTGCGTCGGAATCTGCCGCCGTTAATGACATCGGGTACACGCATGGAGCCGCCACGTGCCTGA
- a CDS encoding Fpg/Nei family DNA glycosylase — MPEGDTLFRAARALAKVLEGRTVTAFETAYAKLASVNDDRPVLGRVIEKVEARGKWLLIHFSGDLILVTHMLMSGSWHIYRTGEKWWSPRSAMRVRVAVEGVEAVAFNVPVAEFHTTASLKRDAMVEKLGPDVLSASYSGDVGLVALQKRMVSHPDDEIANVLLNQRVLAGLGNVYKSEVCFAARVHPFRAMRTLTVDEMQQMADVSQRYMQANVLDGAGDGIVTYSGNRRTTRSANAADRLWVYGRRGLECRRCGGIVEMRKQGVGARSTYWCPDCQPWVGEGEAMKGWNTPIRRTRMSC, encoded by the coding sequence GTGCCTGAGGGGGATACCTTATTTCGTGCGGCGCGGGCTCTGGCAAAAGTCCTTGAAGGCAGAACGGTGACTGCTTTTGAGACGGCGTATGCGAAGCTGGCGAGCGTGAATGATGATCGGCCAGTGCTGGGGCGTGTGATCGAAAAGGTAGAGGCGCGGGGCAAGTGGCTGCTAATACACTTCTCGGGCGATCTGATCCTGGTGACGCACATGTTGATGAGCGGCTCGTGGCATATCTATCGCACGGGGGAGAAGTGGTGGTCTCCGCGCAGCGCCATGCGTGTGCGCGTGGCGGTGGAGGGGGTCGAAGCGGTGGCGTTTAACGTGCCTGTGGCGGAGTTTCATACGACGGCTTCGTTGAAGCGCGATGCGATGGTGGAGAAGCTGGGGCCGGATGTTTTGTCCGCGAGTTATTCGGGCGATGTGGGATTGGTCGCGTTGCAGAAGCGTATGGTTTCGCATCCTGACGATGAGATTGCGAATGTGTTGCTGAATCAGCGCGTGCTGGCTGGGTTGGGAAATGTCTACAAGAGCGAGGTGTGTTTTGCGGCGCGGGTGCATCCGTTTCGTGCAATGCGGACGTTGACGGTCGACGAGATGCAGCAGATGGCGGATGTCTCGCAGCGGTACATGCAGGCGAATGTGCTGGATGGTGCAGGGGATGGGATTGTGACGTACTCGGGCAACCGGCGAACGACACGTTCGGCCAATGCTGCGGACAGGTTATGGGTGTATGGGCGGCGCGGTCTTGAGTGCCGGCGGTGTGGTGGGATTGTGGAGATGCGGAAGCAGGGGGTGGGCGCTCGGAGTACGTATTGGTGTCCTGATTGCCAGCCCTGGGTGGGTGAGGGGGAGGCGATGAAGGGATGGAATACGCCGATTCGGCGGACGCGGATGAGTTGCTAG
- a CDS encoding acyltransferase family protein, whose amino-acid sequence MAKRERWHLGYLDALRGWAVAAVILVHVGSTAYPPGNWQWDLTFWGRRGVQLFFMVSAFTLYLSLDHRKVEQHPTLNFYLRRVFRIAPLFYFMFLLRYVAYHPVPTPALQIVLAALFLNGLYPPAIFAGPLAGWTIGTEFAFYMLLPLLHRWINTLNKAIAFTCTTAIVFGFGSLLLLRHLPSASGTTIVYLRSVGIPVELGIFGMGIVAYYIVKDYVVPSRLTSTKAARQISFLLLLIAAALFDLNIPFEDRRLYLSSLIFFLFILALALNPWSFFVNAITRALGRLSFSLYLWHVFVIVARIDRLRWFDWATHGHYSRWLTTPLSSFFTVVVTLLLTALPLSYLTWFFLEEPGIRLGRKVIAHLEHRATQRKTRLIPASQEILRPSQADEEF is encoded by the coding sequence ATGGCGAAACGCGAACGGTGGCACTTAGGGTATCTGGACGCTCTCCGCGGATGGGCCGTTGCTGCCGTTATCCTCGTGCACGTTGGAAGCACCGCATACCCTCCAGGAAACTGGCAGTGGGATCTTACCTTTTGGGGACGGCGCGGGGTTCAGCTCTTTTTCATGGTGAGCGCCTTCACGCTTTACCTTTCACTCGATCACCGAAAGGTAGAGCAGCATCCAACACTGAACTTCTATTTGCGCCGCGTCTTTCGAATCGCGCCGCTCTTCTACTTCATGTTCCTCTTGCGGTACGTGGCCTATCACCCGGTTCCAACCCCGGCTTTGCAAATAGTCCTCGCCGCGCTCTTTTTGAACGGCCTCTATCCGCCAGCCATTTTTGCAGGCCCGCTCGCCGGCTGGACGATCGGAACAGAATTCGCTTTCTACATGTTGTTGCCCCTCCTTCACAGGTGGATCAACACCCTGAACAAAGCGATCGCATTCACCTGTACCACGGCAATTGTCTTCGGATTCGGATCGCTTCTTCTCTTACGACATCTACCATCAGCCAGTGGCACAACCATCGTCTATCTGCGATCCGTTGGAATTCCAGTGGAGCTCGGTATCTTTGGCATGGGCATCGTGGCCTACTACATTGTCAAAGACTACGTCGTGCCGTCACGATTGACTTCTACCAAAGCTGCACGGCAGATCTCTTTCCTTCTTCTGCTCATCGCAGCCGCGCTCTTCGATCTGAATATCCCCTTTGAGGATCGGCGCCTCTATCTCTCCTCGCTTATTTTCTTTTTGTTTATTCTGGCCCTGGCCCTCAACCCCTGGTCTTTCTTCGTCAATGCAATCACTCGAGCGCTCGGGCGCTTATCGTTCAGTCTTTACCTGTGGCACGTCTTTGTGATCGTTGCCAGAATTGATCGTCTCCGCTGGTTTGACTGGGCCACTCATGGGCACTACTCGCGTTGGTTGACGACGCCTCTTTCCAGTTTTTTCACCGTCGTCGTGACTCTGCTTCTAACCGCGCTTCCTCTGAGCTATCTCACCTGGTTCTTCCTGGAAGAACCAGGGATCCGCCTGGGACGCAAAGTCATCGCTCATCTTGAGCACCGCGCCACACAACGAAAGACCAGATTGATTCCAGCCTCGCAGGAGATCCTTCGTCCGAGCCAAGCCGACGAAGAGTTTTAA
- a CDS encoding transglycosylase domain-containing protein, protein MAVKVKYKGQYDSNSAVRGGRDPFLHRALRFFLVVGLACLVVGAAVFGFYYYKYQHVVDDRLNNGPLFASTSQIYAGPREVRVGQKMTAELIGSELRRAGYNSNDQLGSFQLNGDSIMIKPGPQSFHSTDGATITTPDGQVTAITAENGVALSAYELEPQLITGLSEDKNRTKRRLVTYKDIPPRMVQAVTAIEDRRFFDHSGINVGRTIRCAVGDLLSGKKNCGGSTITQQLARGFFLSPEKKFKRKLIEIMISFQLEARFTKQQIFEMYANQIPMGQRGSFAVAGFSEAAQAYFGKDLKQLDTSECAMLAGIIQRPSYFNPYKHMDRVLERRNLVLSSMVETEALTPAQAERAKAEPIHLASPNVDASEAPYFVDLVHDQLVQRLGDSDNARGALRIYTSLDPDLQKAASAAVAIGMQNVDEQVRKLHHGDSAITYPQVSLIALNPHTGQVLALVGGRNYGTSQLNHAVAKRPTGSIFKPFVYAAANVQAVNGTPLSDGNVFTATTILNDEPTTFTFDNGRQTYNPRNYKDHFHGSVPAIVALAQSLNNATISLGQQVGFENVAALARASGITAARGTPAVSLGAYDATPLDMAGAYTVFANNGVHLNPWMLSSVRNDRGEVVADFTPEARQVMDPRAAYLTSSLMEGVMNFGYGYEVRKRGFTAPAAGKTGTSHDVWFAAYTSNLICIVWVGNDDYTDIKLSGALAAAPIWAEFMNRAIKLPQYSDMKPFTPPNGVSVYRIDKGTNQLADETCPNDYSAAFLNGTQPQNTCSRMGDNEGGILSKIFGAGSSNNEAPKEPAIPTMNPDGTPAEPQPKKRNFFQKLFGAGKDKPEAQPNPQP, encoded by the coding sequence GTGGCAGTGAAGGTCAAGTACAAAGGACAGTACGACTCCAACAGTGCGGTCCGTGGCGGAAGAGATCCCTTTCTGCACCGCGCGCTTCGCTTCTTCCTCGTCGTCGGTCTCGCCTGCCTCGTCGTCGGTGCGGCCGTCTTTGGCTTCTATTACTACAAGTATCAGCACGTCGTAGACGATCGCCTGAACAACGGCCCGCTCTTCGCCAGCACCTCGCAGATCTACGCGGGGCCGCGTGAAGTCCGTGTCGGCCAGAAGATGACCGCTGAGCTGATCGGTTCCGAGCTGCGCCGCGCTGGCTACAACTCCAACGATCAGCTCGGCAGCTTCCAGCTCAACGGCGACAGCATCATGATCAAGCCCGGTCCGCAGAGCTTCCATTCCACGGACGGCGCGACCATCACCACGCCCGACGGTCAGGTCACCGCCATCACCGCAGAAAACGGCGTCGCTCTCAGCGCCTACGAGCTCGAACCACAGCTCATCACCGGCCTCTCCGAAGACAAGAACCGCACCAAGCGACGACTTGTCACGTACAAAGACATCCCTCCGCGCATGGTGCAAGCCGTCACCGCGATTGAAGATCGCCGCTTCTTCGACCACTCCGGCATCAACGTGGGCCGCACCATCCGCTGCGCCGTCGGCGATCTCCTCTCCGGCAAAAAGAACTGCGGCGGCTCGACGATCACGCAGCAGCTCGCGCGCGGCTTCTTTCTCTCTCCGGAGAAGAAATTCAAGCGCAAGCTGATCGAGATCATGATCTCCTTCCAGCTCGAAGCGCGCTTCACCAAGCAGCAGATCTTCGAGATGTACGCCAACCAGATCCCCATGGGACAGCGTGGCTCCTTCGCCGTCGCCGGCTTCTCCGAAGCCGCCCAGGCCTACTTCGGCAAAGACCTCAAGCAGCTCGACACCTCCGAGTGCGCCATGCTTGCGGGCATCATCCAGCGGCCTAGCTACTTCAACCCCTATAAGCACATGGACCGCGTGCTCGAACGCCGCAACCTCGTACTCTCGTCCATGGTGGAGACCGAAGCGCTCACCCCCGCGCAAGCAGAACGCGCCAAGGCCGAGCCCATCCACCTCGCTTCGCCCAACGTAGACGCCAGCGAAGCTCCTTACTTCGTCGATCTCGTGCACGACCAGCTCGTGCAGCGACTCGGCGACTCGGACAATGCGCGCGGCGCTCTGCGTATCTACACCTCGCTTGACCCCGACCTGCAGAAGGCCGCCTCCGCCGCTGTCGCCATCGGTATGCAGAACGTGGACGAGCAGGTCCGCAAACTCCATCACGGCGATAGCGCAATCACGTATCCGCAGGTCTCGCTGATCGCGTTGAATCCCCACACCGGCCAGGTGCTCGCACTCGTAGGCGGTCGCAACTACGGAACCTCGCAACTGAATCACGCCGTTGCCAAACGCCCTACGGGATCGATCTTCAAGCCCTTCGTCTACGCCGCCGCCAACGTGCAGGCCGTCAATGGAACTCCACTCTCTGACGGCAACGTCTTCACGGCGACCACCATCCTCAACGACGAACCGACGACCTTCACCTTCGACAACGGCCGCCAGACCTACAACCCGCGCAACTACAAGGATCACTTCCACGGCAGCGTTCCCGCCATCGTGGCCCTCGCGCAGTCGCTCAACAACGCGACCATCTCGCTCGGCCAGCAGGTCGGGTTTGAGAACGTCGCCGCACTGGCACGCGCCTCCGGCATCACCGCCGCGCGCGGCACTCCTGCTGTCTCACTCGGAGCCTACGATGCCACACCGCTCGACATGGCAGGTGCCTACACCGTCTTTGCCAACAACGGCGTGCACCTGAACCCTTGGATGCTCTCCTCTGTCCGCAACGATCGCGGTGAAGTCGTCGCCGACTTCACGCCGGAAGCGCGTCAGGTCATGGATCCCCGCGCCGCCTACCTCACCTCTTCGCTCATGGAAGGCGTGATGAACTTCGGCTACGGCTACGAGGTCCGGAAGCGTGGATTCACCGCTCCCGCAGCGGGTAAGACCGGTACCAGTCACGATGTCTGGTTCGCGGCCTACACGTCGAACCTCATCTGCATCGTCTGGGTCGGCAACGACGACTATACGGATATCAAGCTCTCCGGTGCGCTCGCCGCCGCGCCCATCTGGGCCGAGTTCATGAACCGCGCCATCAAGCTCCCGCAGTACTCGGACATGAAGCCCTTCACGCCACCCAACGGCGTCAGCGTCTACCGCATCGACAAGGGCACCAACCAACTCGCGGACGAGACCTGTCCCAACGACTACTCCGCCGCCTTCCTCAACGGCACCCAGCCGCAAAACACCTGCTCACGTATGGGCGATAACGAGGGCGGCATCCTGAGCAAGATCTTCGGCGCAGGCAGCAGTAACAATGAGGCTCCCAAAGAGCCCGCCATCCCCACGATGAATCCCGACGGCACCCCCGCCGAACCACAGCCGAAGAAACGGAACTTCTTCCAGAAACTTTTTGGCGCTGGCAAGGACAAACCAGAAGCTCAGCCCAATCCACAACCCTGA